A genomic segment from Flavobacteriales bacterium encodes:
- the bioD gene encoding dethiobiotin synthase — protein MSSKGLFITGIGTDVGKTVAAAIITKALEADYWKPVQCGDLDNSDSINIARLTGLKTLPEAYRLQAPMSPHAAAELEGIELRIDEIELPQSDNLIVVEGAGGVMVPLSSTETYVDLMVKLSLPVVLVTRHYLGSINHTMLSWKALKEAGLNVVALIISGKAHESTESYFATQIDIPFIRINELEEFSSETIGTEAQRLKSSIKALMA, from the coding sequence ATGTCAAGTAAAGGCTTGTTCATAACAGGTATCGGGACCGATGTTGGAAAGACCGTTGCAGCGGCTATCATCACCAAAGCATTGGAAGCGGATTACTGGAAACCTGTTCAGTGCGGTGACTTGGATAATTCAGACAGCATTAATATTGCACGATTAACTGGGCTGAAAACACTTCCTGAAGCGTATCGACTGCAAGCGCCTATGTCGCCACACGCAGCGGCTGAATTGGAAGGAATTGAACTCAGGATTGATGAAATCGAGCTGCCTCAATCGGACAATCTGATTGTAGTTGAAGGTGCTGGAGGTGTGATGGTTCCACTAAGTTCAACGGAAACCTATGTTGATTTGATGGTCAAATTGAGTTTGCCCGTTGTGCTCGTGACGCGTCATTATTTGGGAAGTATCAATCACACCATGCTGAGTTGGAAAGCGCTGAAAGAAGCAGGTTTGAACGTGGTTGCATTAATCATCAGTGGAAAAGCGCACGAAAGCACAGAAAGCTATTTCGCAACGCAGATAGATATTCCGTTTATTCGGATAAATGAATTGGAGGAATTTAGTTCAGAAACGATTGGCACGGAAGCACAGCGATTGAAATCAAGCATAAAAGCATTGATGGCATGA